The sequence TAAGCCACTGTCCGACCTGACCGGCAGCTCGAAAGGGAAAGCGAAACCGTCGGCCGCTCCAAGGTATACCAGGGAGCCCCCTTTGGGGCGCCCTGGTCGGCGCTACCGGGGCGTTCATAGTCCTCAGAGGATGCGGTGAAGGCACGCGAGTCATGCTTGGGTTTCGCGCCCTGCAAGCTGCCTCAACGCCGACCCCTCGGGCACCACGCCGACTTGTCATGCGCTGCGTGGAACGTTGTCAGAGTCTCACCCACCCGGAGCTGTATTGGCCTGCGACTTGCTGTCGAAGCGACAGAGGCTGAGAGCTGACGGACCGGTAGGTGTGCCGTACTGATTCATGCTTCATGACCGGGCTGTCCGCCTCAGGCCGACCGTTAGAAGAGGACGAGAACCTCATGAGCGGACTGACCCATGAAAGCGAAACCGAGTCACCCCGCCGGCTTTACGCTGGTGGAGATTATGATCGTGGTGGCCATCTTGGGCCTCCTGATGGCGATCGCGATCCCCAACTTCGCACGGGCGCGAACACAGACTCAGAGGAACATCTGCATTAGTCACCTGCGGGAGATCGACAGCATAAAGCAACTGTGGGCCCTGGACCACAGGAAGACCACATCCGACCCGGCACCGGGACCCGACGACCTCAAACCTTACTTCCGAGGGGAGTTCTGGCCCCAGTGTCCGGCTGGGGGTGAGTATAAGATTAACGGAGTAGGCGTTGCGCCGACATGTAGCCTGGGTCCGAGTCTGGGGCATGTGTTGGAGGATTGACAGGGTGTCCCGGGCCGGGACAGCGGTCGGCCGGGTGCTTGGGGTCTGCCGTCGGTGATGGCCCGGGTCCTTGCGGTCCGGGAATAGTGGGACGGGGTACCGTGCCCGTGCCAGTTTTGCGCCGATTCGCGAGGTTCCCCACTAATTCCGCCAGATGGGGAGGGAGGGCGTCCCCGCGGTCCGGAAGAGTTGGCGGGCACGGAGGACCGTGCCCCTCCCAAAGGGTGGGAAAAAATTTGCGGGCACAGGGGACTGTGCCCCTCCCAGAGGGTGGGGAAAATTGGCGGGCACGGAGGACCGTGCCCCTCCCGGGCTATCGCCGAATCGCAAGGCAATCCACATATTCCGCTAGGCCCGGATTCACGGCGGCCCAGCGGTCTGAAGATTTGCGGGCACGGAGGACCGTGCCCCTCCCAAAGGCTGGGAAAAAATTTGCGGGCACAGAGGACTGTGCACCTTCCAGAGGGTGGCAAGAATTAGCGGGCATAGAGGACTGTGCCCCTCCCAGAGGGTGGGAAAATTGGCGGGCACGGAGGACCGTGCCCCTCCCAGAGGGTGCGTTTTCGCTCTGCAGAGTGGCACAGGCAATCCTGCCTGTGGCACAGGGGATTGTGCCCCTCCCAAAAGGTGGCAAGAATTGCGGGCACAGGGGACTTTGCCCTTCCCGGGTGCGCGGGCGTAGGTGGGGCGGGTTTTGACAAAACGGGTGGGGCGGCCCAAGGGTATCGGTGTGAGCGACCCGTTGTTTCCATCGGGGCCGTGGACAGGGTTTTACAATTACCGGCCGGGCGACCGGCATTGGATGGATCTGGAATTGTCGTTTCGTGAGGGACGGATTGAGGGGGTGGGTGTGGATGACGTGGGGCGGTTTGTGATCCGGGGTCGGTACGATCGGGAGGCGTTGGAGTGCTGG is a genomic window of Limisphaera ngatamarikiensis containing:
- a CDS encoding competence type IV pilus major pilin ComGC, yielding MKAKPSHPAGFTLVEIMIVVAILGLLMAIAIPNFARARTQTQRNICISHLREIDSIKQLWALDHRKTTSDPAPGPDDLKPYFRGEFWPQCPAGGEYKINGVGVAPTCSLGPSLGHVLED